The Thermoanaerobaculia bacterium genome segment CGATGCACAAGGTCGGATTGACGCTTCCGCGCGGCCTTCTGTACGATGCCATCGCGGCCCGGGTGCAGAAGATGCTCGATGCGGGCTGGCTCGAGGAGGTGCGCGCTCTCCTGGTCAACGGAGTCGATCGTTCGGCGCCCGCGTTTCAGGCGATCGGGTACCGGCAGTGGGTCGAGCTCCTGGACGGTGCGCGCGGTTTCGATGAGTCGTTGCAGACAGTGGTCACTTCGACGAGACGTTTCGCCAAGCGTCAGGAAACCTGGTTTCGTCGAGAGGAGGGAATCGTCTGGTGGGACGCCCGCAGGACCCGGGAGTGCTTGCTGTCCATGATGGAGATGCCTGAAGTGGCAGGTGCCGAGCCGGCGAAGACCGGCGGAATCGCGGAGCCAACCGGTGCAACGGGCGGCGGAGGTTAGCATGAACAAGCCGAGCATCAATATCCAAGACGGATTCCTCTTTCAGAGTCTGAAGGACGGCCGGCCGATGAGCATCGAGCTCGTCACCGGCAAGCATCTCGAAGGCAAGATCCGGCGGTTCGATCGCTTCGCTGTCGTCGTCGAGATCGCGGGGCGCGAGGTCATGGTCTACAAGCACGCCATCGCGACCATCGCCCACTCGGGCGAAGGCTGACCGGCCGCAGCCGACAATGCCGTACCGACGCCGACTCGCGGCGGCAGGGCTTCTCGGCCTGGCGGTCGCGGTCGCCTGTTCGCCCCCCAGACCCGCTGCACCGGACCTCGGAGTCGATCCCGTCCTGCGTCCCTTCCTGCTCGACCCGACCGCGGACTGCCGCCCGGCACCGGATGAGCGCGCCGCCGCCGGGTTGCAGGTGGCGCACCGCGAGCTCCTGCGCACGGGCGATGCGGCGGCGGCGCTGCAGAGCGCCCGGCTCCAGGAAGAGCGGGCGGAGGGCGAAGCGTCGACCCTGCAGGCGGCAG includes the following:
- the hfq gene encoding RNA chaperone Hfq — its product is MNKPSINIQDGFLFQSLKDGRPMSIELVTGKHLEGKIRRFDRFAVVVEIAGREVMVYKHAIATIAHSGEG